The following are encoded in a window of Miltoncostaea marina genomic DNA:
- the thiS gene encoding sulfur carrier protein ThiS, whose protein sequence is MELVGVDPAEAGLAVAVDGEVVPRGEWGRTPVGEEASVEIVRAAAGG, encoded by the coding sequence ATGGAGCTCGTAGGCGTCGATCCTGCCGAGGCCGGCCTGGCGGTCGCGGTCGACGGCGAGGTCGTCCCGCGGGGCGAGTGGGGTCGGACGCCGGTCGGCGAGGAGGCCTCGGTCGAGATCGTGCGGGCGGCGGCGGGCGGATGA
- a CDS encoding thiazole synthase, whose translation MSDPLVIGGVELGSRLLLGSGGFSHPRRLLEAIEAAGAEVVTVAVRRVEHAPGGLLEAVTGAGARVLPNTAGCHTAREAVLTARLAREAFGTDWVKLEVIGDRRTLLPDAVELLAAAETLAGEGFTVLAYTTDDPVLGRRLEDAGCAAVMPLGSPIGSGLGVRNPHAIALMRETVSVPLVLDAGIGTASDAALAMELGCDAVLAATAVSRSTDPAGMARALALAVEAGRRARLAGRPPRLQHAMASTDDAGRPEW comes from the coding sequence ATGAGCGACCCCCTCGTCATCGGGGGCGTGGAGCTGGGCTCGCGGCTGCTGCTGGGGTCCGGCGGCTTCAGCCACCCGCGGCGCCTGCTCGAGGCGATCGAGGCGGCCGGCGCCGAGGTCGTCACCGTGGCGGTCCGGCGGGTGGAGCACGCGCCCGGCGGCCTGCTCGAGGCGGTCACCGGGGCGGGCGCCCGCGTGCTCCCCAACACCGCCGGATGCCACACCGCCCGCGAGGCCGTCCTCACGGCGCGCCTCGCCCGGGAGGCGTTCGGGACCGACTGGGTCAAGCTCGAGGTGATCGGCGACCGCCGCACGCTGCTGCCGGACGCGGTCGAGCTGCTCGCCGCGGCCGAGACGCTCGCCGGCGAGGGCTTCACGGTGCTCGCCTACACGACGGACGATCCCGTGCTCGGCCGCCGCCTGGAGGACGCCGGCTGCGCGGCGGTCATGCCCCTCGGCTCGCCGATCGGCAGCGGCCTCGGCGTCCGCAACCCCCACGCCATCGCGCTCATGCGGGAGACCGTCTCCGTGCCGCTCGTGCTGGACGCCGGCATCGGCACCGCCTCGGACGCCGCGCTCGCCATGGAGCTGGGCTGCGACGCCGTGCTGGCGGCGACCGCCGTGTCGCGCTCGACGGACCCCGCCGGGATGGCCCGGGCCCTCGCCCTGGCCGTCGAGGCCGGCCGGCGGGCACGCCTGGCGGGGCGGCCGCCCCGCCTGCAGCACGCGATGGCGTCCACCGACGACGCCGGGAGGCCCGAGTGGTGA
- the thiE gene encoding thiamine phosphate synthase, with protein sequence MSDDAARRRARMADARLYVVSAARTPSGRLADLIPSLAAAGVDVVQLRERGLPDDALLDEARACAAAAAAAGVLFIVNDSPALARAAGADGVHIGQGDGAVAEARAIVGPDRIVGRSTRGGAMLDRAAAEGADYASVGPVRATPTKPGRPPVGLSAIADAARRARLPWFAIGGIDERLVARVGALGARRAVVVRAVCDAPDPAGAARRLRERLVGAVPRVMTVASTDSGGGAGIVADVKAITRAGGFPLCAVAAVTAQTTIGVEAIATIDAEMLQTQIGCVAADIGLDAIKSGMLAEPSLVEAVCAALDALDPLEEVPLVVDPVLRAESGASLLGPGGDDAYRRELLPRATVTTPNLFEAQALLGTDVDDPAALARELHERHGCAAIVTGGHGATADDTLCDAEGVVAIPGPRLPVRSTHGAGCTHSATLAALLGGGMPLRQAAAEAKRTATAAVAAGRPIGAGAGPVDVVAAR encoded by the coding sequence GTGAGCGACGACGCCGCCCGCCGACGCGCGCGCATGGCCGACGCGCGCCTGTACGTGGTCTCGGCGGCGCGGACGCCGTCGGGGCGGCTCGCGGACCTCATCCCGTCGCTGGCCGCGGCCGGCGTGGACGTCGTCCAGCTGCGCGAGCGCGGCCTCCCGGACGACGCGCTGCTGGACGAGGCCCGGGCGTGCGCCGCCGCCGCGGCCGCGGCGGGCGTGCTGTTCATCGTCAACGACTCCCCGGCCCTGGCCCGGGCGGCGGGCGCCGACGGCGTCCACATCGGCCAAGGGGACGGCGCGGTGGCCGAGGCGCGCGCGATCGTCGGCCCCGACCGCATCGTGGGCCGCTCGACGCGCGGCGGCGCGATGCTCGACCGGGCGGCGGCCGAGGGCGCCGACTACGCGTCCGTGGGCCCGGTGCGGGCGACGCCCACCAAGCCCGGCCGGCCGCCGGTCGGCCTGTCGGCGATCGCCGACGCCGCGCGACGGGCGCGCCTGCCGTGGTTCGCGATCGGCGGCATCGACGAGCGGCTGGTGGCACGGGTCGGCGCGCTCGGCGCCCGGAGGGCGGTCGTCGTTCGCGCAGTCTGCGACGCGCCCGACCCTGCCGGCGCCGCGAGGCGCCTCCGCGAGCGGCTCGTGGGCGCCGTGCCGCGGGTGATGACGGTCGCCAGCACCGACTCCGGTGGCGGCGCGGGCATCGTCGCCGACGTGAAGGCGATCACGCGCGCCGGCGGTTTCCCGCTCTGCGCGGTGGCGGCGGTCACCGCGCAGACGACGATCGGCGTCGAGGCGATCGCGACGATCGACGCCGAGATGCTGCAGACCCAGATCGGCTGCGTGGCGGCTGACATCGGGCTCGACGCGATCAAGAGCGGCATGCTCGCCGAGCCGTCACTCGTCGAGGCCGTCTGCGCCGCCCTCGACGCGCTCGATCCCCTCGAGGAGGTGCCGCTCGTGGTCGATCCGGTGCTGCGCGCCGAGTCCGGTGCGTCGCTGCTCGGGCCCGGCGGCGACGACGCCTACCGGCGGGAGCTGCTGCCGCGGGCGACCGTGACGACCCCGAACCTGTTCGAGGCGCAGGCGCTGCTCGGCACGGACGTCGACGACCCGGCCGCGCTGGCGCGCGAGCTGCACGAGCGCCACGGGTGCGCGGCCATCGTCACCGGCGGGCACGGCGCGACGGCGGACGACACCCTGTGCGACGCCGAGGGCGTGGTCGCCATCCCGGGACCGCGCCTGCCGGTGCGCTCGACCCACGGCGCGGGCTGCACCCACTCGGCCACGCTCGCCGCGCTGCTCGGCGGCGGGATGCCGCTGCGCCAGGCCGCCGCCGAGGCCAAGCGCACCGCGACCGCCGCGGTCGCGGCAGGTCGGCCCATCGGCGCGGGGGCGGGACCCGTGGACGTGGTCGCGGCCCGGTGA